The genome window actttggaaattaatctgaattcaaatagatcaagcgaaaaccttttaaaattatttaattattttaatactttacttaatactttaatactttcactttatcataaaattaaatcataaaagaaaccttattttccgatatgagatgaattatagatgaatttgacgatgaacggcaaacgctcagggattccattCGACAGATGCATCCCGACACGTGCggttccttataaacacagtctggcgcgtcagacagtgactgatacaggaactgtatcggtcacgtgctttcccaacgcgatacgcgcaccgacacagtgtttcgctctaagagctcgacgcaggcgccgacgcatcggtgttgccggacccatcactagtatcggctctcattatccacaccggCACTTCATCCGCTATCAGTCCACCCTGTATTTAAGATCCACCTCTCACCCCTGtaacttgccagattgttagctcgTGTTGCATGTTATCACCGTTTTCAGCGTTCATTGTTCTAGACCCATCGTGCACCGtgtatcttgtttttgacctctgattccgagcctgcctagtccctgcctgccttgtctgccctggtcttctgctctcgtctgttaccgaccttgtctgcctgcctgaccacgattctacgtaTGACTACCTGGTATTGTAAAGCAGTCTctcgtgtacgaaccttgcctgtccctgacaccgattctgcctgctcctgtataCGCTGTATGAACTGTCCGTGTATGACCCAGCGTGATATCGACACTGAGTTGGAATAAAACGccttgacgttctgacagaattatgtttttatatttaatttttagccacgttcttttatgcctgcaggattgcgcctacgtaaaaactgaaattaaattaatttattattacgtgttttgggtaacttttaaaaacctaattagattaatgtaataattgctctccataaaacgtattggattattgaattatcattactttacaaatcccacatcaaccacaacaggaattttaaaaatgcatagacataacattgcacttttaattcatacaaacgtcggtatttcatgcaattactgaagtaacgccttagatgagtgaaaaagtccttactttacgagtgaaaaataacaatactaaaattatttagtattaagttacgctgaacactgtatgattaaaatgtaaacttacgcattgactcgagcagctattttcttccaagctaattctttctctttcgctgctgcagccgtgttgccttttctacggattataggcTCGTAGTCGTTAAATACTTGACTTATCATATCCATttcgtcttttgttgtcctgttaccatggtgactcgtaatatcttcactccattgatcagggctttgtatcgtcgcggtgcacgcgcttaactctgagtcagtcaactcagagttgcttaaaccaactcttttcagctgttctggaaccgaaaactccaggtttgcaaactcagagtaaatcaactcagagtttcgtcttaactcagagtttgttaaacctccttcttgaaatgGGCTCCTCGTCATCTGTTTACAACTGTACCTGTCCTGTTGcaaaaacaaatctccaacataaccaagtgtaccccctacccaggacatggtctgtttaccctacttccattaagcatttcatctgcaaggccctgcaaaagcttttgtcctcaaaccctgagacttcttaattaactcagtaacctatacattgcacattggagtatgaaggtaacagtttgttctagctttggagtagtgctgcatttttttggttgacaataaagttggctttaagtattacatatttcactgaactctgtttctgaagggaaaacacttttattcaggaaatcatagtattgaaattacatgtttttctctttctaatatggtaagttataaaggtgaaccggccataaataaaaagcatataaattatatatgaattaaaacaaaaacattcttaatgagtattgcactcacaaaaaacacatttttactcaaatggtaaaggagttattccacaggttgTCTACATCCATTATACAttgagtgttttatccatcaggaaactctgccttcatctacaacccacgcatgaagagatggcaactcagattcttcaccccagaaATCCCAaacaccagctcactagcctctgtagactagatacctgtagcAACTTTatatacagagacatattactgtcagatttattaagaatgattaaaagcagtaaaaatacatcaggccaatatataatttgaaccaatgcttttggttcccaggtaggtcatgcagcgATTGTATTGCAGcaaagtcgtgttgtgaatattcaagctgcacacgccatttagcatacgcattagcaaccgctagtcgctttgcaaattacataaatcaactagaaaaagtaatttctcgagaaattacgtgggagagctgatctgctgccgcaacgatgacaaacgctgattaagctgctgacgtcaaaaagttgactacgtccaaaagttgactacggcaaaacgatgaaaacgagaaaacgttgacaaagattaaaacgatgacaaaagatggcgattaaaatgatgatgattaaaaagacgaccaaggtcatactatgacaatattaaagagatgacaatgattcaaaagttgaccaaggttaaaagatgtgaaagattaaaaagttgaccaaggtgcattgttgacaatcataaataagctgactatctttttgatttgaagaaagtatttgtaaagcattacctaactgtgtaatagtttaataactagtagaaatttaccagtcagaaacaaaaatcttgccatttaaggtaatgaattacattggagtttttattttgaaagggtttagaggttgtgtgtgagtgattactaaactataaaatagtcattagatagtcataatttatcattcaatagcaagaatagccctattaaagcaaaatatttagattaggccctttcagaataaaagcaccctaataagtgtgagtggttatttactgaactctaaagtagtctcattaacgattggtaagtattcagaaccagaaattttctaatcaatcttgccattaaaggtaataaattgtaattggtgctttcattttgaaaggatttagaggaaatgtgtgggggtaatagcgtaactgtcaattagtctttaaataatcataattacccattcaaaggcaaaaacagtgccgttaaagctaataattggcattggtgcttttaatttgaaaggatgtagaggaagcatgtgtgggtaattactaaactgttaatctatctttaaatagtcataattacccatctaaaagcagaaatattgctattaaagctaattatttggcttggtgcttttattttgaaaggatttagaggaagtgtgtgcttaattactacacaatccaatagtgtagttgagtaattagtaataagcatggaactgctgtctacactgagcatcaggagtttgacctgtcagtgaaatctgcagctgcgccgtcgccatggagacgaaaggcgggaaaatcaggcttactctgctctgtaaaagcagagtttcaccctgtataaacaggcttgttccagctaaaccatgatagttatcacaaaaattatttcattttacgagtcccaaggcttcaatgagcaaatggtgtgaattttatgtttaaggataaaagcttgtagccacagtgacaatttcaaaatatgtctcctctgtttttctccccagacgtctgccgaaaattatcattagagtctatgggagaatttcaggatgtctctgcgctttgaggttgattgcgactaaagtatagggctgagggtatatccaagtatgactacgatttagtgaagtaattacgttgatagagtaaaaattgtggctgcagtgacaagttaaagacagaagttctgtcttaaaaaagcgcaccttctcactgtagctgtgacatcacgcactctagcagacgcaatacacactaatggaaaagctgaaaatgtaacaaaaaccacacgatatttaaacgctcacaagttgaaaagtatagaagatacgaggacgctgatttacactgagaacgttgaaagatgatagacgcttttgaagttgaaatgacgccaaagtatgacgatgatagacgctaatgaaaagagggaagttgacaaaaaattgaacgatgattcccatagacgaccattataaaaaaacgacggaaaaagttgaataacgttaaaagttgaaaagctgaaaacgtgaaaagtaatagcccccatctcctaaagacgacactgtaatggaaaaattgtactttaatgcttcttgtgttaatttctgactctgcatagtgaccatgcattctgtacttgttcattagacccagaactgagcattctcagacagacaatctatctccctctcaaggtgaccgattgttcatggcctgagtctgccttttaaccctgggctctggctcctttctgtctgatgcctcaccagacccaaggctgtagccttgtgtattccctgtgtaatatgaacatcttcacccacagtgtgagaaggagattccaccaggtccagggaaaaaggttaaaaggcagaagcaacttgaggatcgtgggctctttgcattatacctccgtggtgtgtgcactgatctccccagctggttttcttttttttatttgctttccccattatttttatttttccctttctttattatttcaataaatcgcacaaaaggacaactctctcatctgcttctttatggaaaatttccaccacagaaattggcgtctacgaacaggatccgtggcaggtcgtctggacggtgtgatcagggacggcggtcctgaggactagggtcgctcagcctccaaacctctacagctgttctgagtgagaggactgctcacccgtctggatcgcctctgacgagatccaacgaactcaaaaaccaacgaacacaaaatccaacctctactcggcccggtgagagagattccgttttgttgcgacttgttaaggaaaaaaaaaaaaaactggtttgaaattggtttcaggtattcgggtttacttggctctgatcatttggtttagggaaagtaaggcaaataacaattaattctaaaacatccccaactagactaaaacaaacaacgacaaaagaaaaatataactaggactagagataataatatttctaaaacgactatttggctgaaaacatccaaaaataatatatattttttttaattttaaatttaatattcgggtaaaatgaattaggtcaaagtctgccctggtggccgagacggtggttgctaagggttggcttgtgggaccgagcttgttttgtctgtactgaggatacagaccagtgtgcagatctgagcgcagtccaaagggagtggacaaggaaataaaagacggcttctgtaagacggagcgcgtttgcagggggaagtgtttttgagatacgagggacccgggtcttagaggggcctgacagtgagggaccacttccgagaactctgtcgctgatctgagcggttccctttctacggagacgtccgtggaagagaaattttggaaaaggttccggccgaaacacataaaaatctaaggcagaaaaccgccgggactctgaaagatgggttcggggcgatctaagtctccaccaccagactgcagcattacaaaattaatgagacgtaaatatggtgatgagtgcgtgtcatgtcttcacgactggacaaaacatcaTGGGTTTCAAGGAGGtggttcactcagtgtgaaggacatacgcgctttaaaagaaaaattagaagaaaaggagaaacagctctgtaaaagtagaacgatcaaagttaaaactttagaagaaattgaattaaacaacagatgccttgaaatttggcttaaagaatcagaacgcagggaaagactgaaatgccaaaaagagaaatgccaaaaagagggagaaaggatgagagtggtgacgtagctggcagaaaagataacaactctgtggaaacTCGCACACCgccactatacacacatacacacacacacaacatgataagaaacagagcgctcccactgtttctgctttgtatccttttgcagagctgagcgcgatgagggtaaatctggatctggactcctctcccaccatcagcagaagaatcgaaggagaagaagcgctgaccaacaaccagaacagggtggaagctctgacaccacagcagctggaggacacagaccacagcatgacctcaccgactcccacaacgtctgcagccatcacgttctgggctcatcagatgaaccagatactacaagcatgtgtgtctgacctgctcatgacaatcagcaaaggaaaacaaggacagagcgctgacacagacactggttgaaacaacaggagaggcttcagacgtgatcggcccaaaagagctgcatctgaggatccaggaaaggtctgtcatcgaggaacaactgtctcattgaaaggcttcacccactggcgctcacatcagactgatggttggggaacgaggaaggtgatggttccttttcacgtgacgtacaagacggtaccgcaaacaaacacacattcatacacgcaatgaagaaacacgcttacagctgatacatgttcatgcttatctgcttgcaatgaagaatggCTTTTTGCTCAAAGAACAtgccacagagtgattttgaaaagaataacaaacagctaaatgacaactgctgcatgactttacagtcaaatggtttcaaacaatttcccgAGTTTGCTCTAAGAGTTGAAGGTGAacgtatggtgtttttagtagactcaggagcaacaaattcggtaataaaatcttccatggtttccaatccacctaaaatgagtggacgatttgtgcacaACATAAATTTAGCAGTGTCCATTGAACACTTAAAGAGTTAattttaactctgagtcagtgaaCATATGGCGCCGCCCTACAGAGAGTCAACTTTACACTGACACTAGTGTAAAATTCTTCGTGTCAATGTAACTCTTACTAgagttatttatttacactgtaCTAAGTGTTAGTCCAGTTTACAATATGATAAGAGTTATTCAGGTTTTACACTATGAGGACACCAACACTaacagtgttttatattttcgaCACTACTTAATTTGTTAATCGGAATTAACTCTCTTTATTCTCAATGAGTGTTATAGTTACTCcccattgttgtttattttcaacACTACTTAATTTGTTAATCAAAATTAACTCCATTTATTCTCATTGagtgttatactgtatttactccccagtgttttttttatagcattcaatttttttcatatttcatgaaTACTGCAGTTTGGTTAAATtaacaagaaaaacaacttcAACATATCCATGTCTCTATTTtattaaaagcataaataaaaacattaacccACCGGGTTTTGATATGGTCAAATAACATTTTCACAGTTGTATAACAAAATTAAAAGCCCTgaagacatgtttttttctgtaaactTACCTACCtaattatacacacacattatactTGGTATATACTTATGTGCTAAACATATTTCACGTTCAACAGTGCAGCATGTAAAACTAACAATATCAATGACAGAACCAACATTTTACTGTGCTGACCGATTAAAAGCAGCAGTATAACAGTCAGATTTTGGTAATGTACCAAATACATAGTGAAATGTTAGCcaacaaacattcaaatctTTAGAACTTTCTGGTCAAAGCTTCATTAGATGGCAGTATGGAACTATAAAAAGTGAAGAATCTGCTGATCCATATGCCATTTGAACATCCATTGTTTTATAATACAGCAAGTCTTTAACACTGAATACCTTAAGTGTCTGAATTGGCCTAAACacaattttaaatgaatgaaaatgtttgtcaaAGCAAATGGTTTCAACAGCAGTGCCACTGAGTAAAATCTGCTCATCTTTCACTAATATAGTCTTAATTTTACAAAATACTGGCATCTCATCAGTTACCTCCACACATACTAATAAGTCAGGGCGATATTCAGTGCCATAGTGCTTTACCCACCTCACAGACAAGACAGTTGTTGATAATGCAGAGTTTAATTTGACCGCAAACTCTGGACCTTCTTTTAAATCTTGAAGCTGCACCATTTTTCCTGGACCAATTGTTAATCTGCACTGGGTAAAAGATTCCCAACACATGGCCATATATCTCTGATGCTTTTTAGCTAAAgtctttgtgatgtttttgtaactttttaGTTGAGTCTTGAAAAATTTGTGCTTAGCCTCATAACGCATGCACCATGTGTGCACAATTGGTCCAATATTCCTTATACATCTAGGATAGTGTAACATAAAGTGATGCTTAGGCAAGAGATTTCTATCAGGAAACAGGTGCTTAAAAAGCCGGTGATGGTCAACAATTATGTGCTTCAAAAAGATGGTCATGCCATATGTTATGACTGGAGAGAAAACAATATCCACTATCTGCTCAAGCAACAGTAAAAGATGCCAGTATTCATTGTCGCTCTCTATTAAATCACCAAATATTAATGGCATGTTGCGCAACAAACACCACGACTGGATGGCATTCAGGCCCAAATCATTACTTCCATCATTTAACTTAACTGCAGGTGGGCGATTTCTCCTCTCAGTGTAACCATAGTTGAATGACTCTATTCTACGTGCTAACTGTTTTGAAGTCAAGATGTTCTTCTGCAAATACTCCAAGATAAGTTTCACTTCAAACTGTGCAACTCCTTCAAGAATATCATGCATTATGTCAACAGAAAAATTATCAAttgtgtgaaaatatttcagAGAATTCAATGAACATGAACGCTTAACACCACATACATGAGGTAGCTGTGGATTTGTTTGTAGAGTATGGCAATGCTTTTCATGCATGTCTTTTGTTCGAAATAATACACTCTGGTCATCTTCACAGAAAACCGTCTGAAAATCACTTTTGTCTATGACACAAAATCGACAACAATTCCGAGCACTGAATGATTCTACTAACCCAAACAGTCCATGTAAACCAAGATTATCCCCTGTTACTTGTACAATGCTGCCATGAACAGGACTTTTGAACACAGGAACTTCAATCCCATCAGTTTCCAGCACTTTCAAGTCATTGATTATTGGCTCAAGTATAGTGTCAAATCCATAGGTTTTAATGTCTTGGGCATGAAAAAGTGCACACAAATGTATGTTGACTAAACATGAATTTAACTTTGGTGGAAAATTTCTCAATGTAAAGTATATACCTCCCAATTTATGGACACCTTTTTTGGATCCAAGAGGATTAGCTGTCTCGAATTCATCATAAAATAATTGAATTTGCAATGCCAAATTTTTGCTTGAAAAAAGAGGATGCCTTTTCATATACAACCCATCTTTTATATCACAATATACACCATCATTTGGAGTGTGACTAGATGTAAAGATATCACTAAGATGTGGATTACTTAGAATTGACTGCAGAGTTTGTAAAATTGGAACATAAGCAAATTTATCTGTAACAACTACCTGATCATAAGTTCCAGTACATCTATTTCTTCTGTTCTCAAATCTGACACCAAGTACTTTCTCCACTGGCTcaatagttttatatttttctttaaaataaaggCTTCGCTTCGAATCTGAATTCAATGATGTAAAAGGATTTTCAAGTTGTTTAAAACTTTGCTCAATTTTAGCTTTTGTACTAGTATCCTGTGAATGCACACATTTTAAGGCTGCTTCTTTAGCCTGACTCTGTATCTCCAGTGCCACTTCCTCCATGGACAGAACAAAACTATTCAATGAAGACTGGCCAACACCAGAAACTTGAAGCTGTGCAATAGCAGAACCACACATATCACAAATGCTTCTGTTGGTCCCTGATAGGTCTTGAGAGCTACTGTCTTGGGAGCTACCGGCTGCTTCAACATCATGGGACAGAACATTATCTGGAACATTATCACAGGCTACAGTgtgacttctgaccccatgctCTGCAATTTCTTGAGCATGTCGCgtgtttaaatgtttccttAAGCCTGCAAAGGTACCAAAAAAAATGGCAGCACCCTGCCTGACCACACTTTAGGCGAAGTGATTTACCAGGGTGAAATCCATGAATCAATCGCATATGTCTCACAAGCAAGTTTGTACTCCCAAAAGTAGTctggcaaacaaaacaaatcagacccattgtattaaaagacaaatgtaataaccaacatcaacaaaaaattacaaataaaataaaaatcccatAGATAGATGAGCAACAAATAGGTTGCTTACATTTTAGTGAATGCATTGTCTAGTGTAACAGCCTTGCCCTAATCTCTGCCACACGTGGGCTCTCACGAACTTTGCCAATATCTATTTGGAAGATGGTCGTCTGTATGAAGGTGTACATGTTGTGCAGCATCTGATTATACGTAGTACCAAACACAAAGTGTGCTTTGAACAACTCATCAAACGCCCCAAGAGAGGTTGTTGATTTGCACGGTATAACCTGCTTGTCCAGAATGATGACGAACTTGTGGATGgtgctcctcttcctgccgAGAGCAAGTAGATAGGGCTGCTTACTAGTGTTGATAGAATCCACGTGTTCTTCAATACTTGTTCCACTCTAAGGATGTACAAAAAGGCatccttaaaaaaaaaggtagtgTGCAGCTGTTATGAGTTTGACTAATTTTGTAGAAAAGAAATTttttaaaagcaacaaacattTTACACTTCGCATTCATTCAGAAACTTTTGAAATCAGTGTATACTGTAAGCTACAATACAAACCTTCTTGAACACAACAAGATGCTTCTCCGCTTGGGATGCCGACACTCTGCCTGGTCTTTTACGGCCTTGGGCGGAAGGAGGAatcaggtgaaggaggaggataaTTGAGGAGAGATCACTGTCCCATCCTTTACCAAACAGACATCAAAAACATGATTGATAAATGATggtatacaataaaaaaaaaccttaaaaacaattaaaaaaaaaaaaaagacctacCTACCAGAGACAAGAATGTCATCCATGTCCACTTCCTCAGAGGTGGCTTCTGCACATTGGATCAGCACTTCAAGGTCGGCTGAGGAGGGCAGAGTCTTGCTCTGCTGAATAACCTTTTGCTTGAATGTTGTAGGCCACCTACATACAAAGATACTTAACTGAGCCAACATGAAGGCATTCAATTCATTTATGCCTGAAATCACTAAAGCAAATACAAATACTGCATTAATTAGTGCTCATTTAGGAGTTACCTTTCCAAAAGCCTGGCAGCTACATCGTGTCCAAACTGAAGGTGGAAATCTTGCGCAATCTGTAACAATAAAAAGTTCAATTATATTACTACCCTAACATCAAATAAAGAGGCTGCATTAATGTGTACatttcagaaacaaaaacagagcctGTCAATTACCAAGCCTTCAACATCTTTAAAGCGTGGAAATTCATCCAAGACGAATGAAGATTTTTCCTTGTCCAAAACCATGTTGCGGCGACGCTCAAATGTAACTTTCATCTTCTCCTTGATAGTGGCTTCATCAGAACAGTATTTCATTAAAGACATGGCCTCCTTGCATTGCTCTTCACTTAAGATCACCTCAGGGTTAAACAAAGCCTCTCTTTTAGCTGTCGGCCCACCACCAGCCAGCAGATGTGATGgccctctgctttctgctgaagaactcctcctctgATTTTGAGCCTCCATGCAAGATAGCCAGTCCCACTTTCACCGTCATAAAAATGTtcctttaaaatgattaaaaggcCATTTGAACATCAATAACCAAAAGACAAGGAAGTggttaaatgtgataaaatgaaTAGCATTGTCTAATTGATCTGAATCTTAATGTTTGCAAGTTGGTTACCTTTGCTTCGCATACTTCTGTGTCTGCCATAGTAACCATAACTAGCTTAATAATGTAAAAGCAACTTACATATCCTTTTTTAGAATAGGGATCCATGAGATAAGGGAACATCTCAACAATGCCTTGAGCATACATCTCCCTTATATGCCGGGGCGGTGCTGTCCTGTCAAGAGCAAAGTGAAAACTATTAATCACATTGTTAACACTAAGCTTTATAAGAATGCCACCAAACATTTTTCCTAATCACGTTGGCATGGGAGAAAGATCTCATTAGAAAATTACCCATAGGTTTCAGTCATGTCTGCAGCAAGGATATTAACCATCTGACGCCGTGAAGAGTCAGTAAGCCCTTTTGTTCGGTTGTATTCTTT of Betta splendens chromosome 19, fBetSpl5.4, whole genome shotgun sequence contains these proteins:
- the LOC114846307 gene encoding uncharacterized protein LOC114846307 isoform X1, with the translated sequence MCGSAIAQLQVSGVGQSSLNSFVLSMEEVALEIQSQAKEAALKCVHSQDTSTKAKIEQSFKQLENPFTSLNSDSKRSLYFKEKYKTIEPVEKVLGVRFENRRNRCTGTYDQVVVTDKFAYVPILQTLQSILSNPHLSDIFTSSHTPNDGVYCDIKDGLYMKRHPLFSSKNLALQIQLFYDEFETANPLGSKKGVHKLGGIYFTLRNFPPKLNSCLVNIHLCALFHAQDIKTYGFDTILEPIINDLKVLETDGIEVPVFKSPVHGSIVQVTGDNLGLHGLFGLVESFSARNCCRFCVIDKSDFQTVFCEDDQSVLFRTKDMHEKHCHTLQTNPQLPHVCGVKRSCSLNSLKYFHTIDNFSVDIMHDILEGVAQFEVKLILEYLQKNILTSKQLARRIESFNYGYTERRNRPPAVKLNDGSNDLGLNAIQSWCLLRNMPLIFGDLIESDNEYWHLLLLLEQIVDIVFSPVITYGMTIFLKHIIVDHHRLFKHLFPDRNLLPKHHFMLHYPRCIRNIGPIVHTWCMRYEAKHKFFKTQLKSYKNITKTLAKKHQRYMAMCWESFTQCRLTIGPGKMVQLQDLKEGPEFAVKLNSALSTTVLSVRWVKHYGTEYRPDLLVCVEVTDEMPVFCKIKTILVKDEQILLSGTAVETICFDKHFHSFKIVFRPIQTLKVFSVKDLLYYKTMDVQMAYGSADSSLFIVPYCHLMKL
- the LOC114846307 gene encoding uncharacterized protein LOC114846307 isoform X2, coding for MEAQNQRRSSSAESRGPSHLLAGGGPTAKREALFNPEVILSEEQCKEAMSLMKYCSDEATIKEKMKVTFERRRNMVLDKEKSSFVLDEFPRFKDVEGLIAQDFHLQFGHDVAARLLERWPTTFKQKVIQQSKTLPSSADLEVLIQCAEATSEEVDMDDILVSGWDSDLSSIILLLHLIPPSAQGRKRPGRVSASQAEKHLVVFKKSGTSIEEHVDSINTSKQPYLLALGRKRSTIHKFVIILDKQVIPCKSTTSLGAFDELFKAHFVFGTTYNQMLHNMYTFIQTTIFQIDIGKVRESPRVAEIRARLLH